One genomic window of Syngnathus acus chromosome 11, fSynAcu1.2, whole genome shotgun sequence includes the following:
- the LOC119130145 gene encoding phosphatidylinositol 4-kinase beta-like isoform X1: protein MADTRVSFSPALRLLQLSPAHTPAPAPPSSSPTAFSCPSSPSSASSSSSSSSRYSESCSDCPTRRQRRRRPAPRPQPARDERPSSLSASPRSSSPGGSSASLSSDVPDPAPAPSPPTEKELQVIDTEVALKACQEVLLKVQMQQQDGAIQEEDEERRADVCDLSPASDRSSWLLRLFQSKLFDASMAVAYLFKSKEPGVQAYIGNRLFGFPPSDVDFYLPQLLSMYVHMDGEVGDAIRPYLVHRCSGSIVFSLLCAWLLGAYSSDMHISAQRHSRGARLRKLILSDQLRPPAASAAAAPASPCSSPGESPSPRGHQRSKSDATTCSGPGGALRRTESNPKVEVREPERLRPQRELVKSLLAIGRRLASLPGKEQKTQRLISELSLLNHKLPARVWLPTADFQHHLVRIPHTQAAVLNSKDKAPYIIYVEVLECENFETSPVPIRIPETRIHSARSADNLDCNADTTACAGATGGSLCGVHNYDNDDDAWATDDIGQLQVEVQTSSSDNLSQFSLDSLTSVESREMFVAAGDIRRRLSENLAQTPTSFRKDPEDPSAVALKEPWEDKVRRIQETSPYGHLSGWHLLPVIVKCGDDLRQELLVYQVLTQLQAIWRQERVPLWIKPYKILVMSSDSGMIEPVLNAVSLHQVRKQSQLSLLKYFLQEHGSFTTEQFLKAQRNFVQSCAGYSLVCYLLQVKDRHNGNILLDSEGHIIHIDFGFILSSSPRNLGFETSAFKLTDDFVEVMGGLNGDMFVYYKMLMLQGMIAARKHMDKVLHMVEIMQQGRRRARHSICVLTKHFGLQSKVSATACVFVLPGSHLACFQGSGTIRGLKERFHMSLTEEQLQLLVERMVDGSVRSITTKLYDSFQYMVNGIM, encoded by the exons ATGGCCGACACCCGAGTTTCGTTCTCTCCTGCTCTGCGTCTGCTCCAGCTAAGCCCCGCCCACACGCCAGCGCCCGCACCCCCGTCCTCGTCCCCTACCGCCTTTTCGTGCCCGTCATCCCCCTCCAGCGCCTCGTCGTCATCCTCATCGTCATCACGTTATTCCGAGAGTTGTTCGGACTGCCCGACTCGTCGGCAGCGCCGCCGGCGCCCAGCGCCCCGCCCTCAGCCGGCCCGTGATGAGCGCCCGTCCTCGCTCAGCGCCAGTCCCCGCAGCTCCAGCCCCGGTGGCAGCAGTGCCAGCCTCAGCAGCGACGTCCCCGACCCCGCGCCCGCCCCCTCGCCCCCCACTGAGAAGGAGCTCCAAG TGATTGACACGGAGGTGGCGCTGAAGGCGTGCCAGGAAGTTCTGCTGAAAGTCCAAATGCAGCAGCAGGACGGCGCCATCcaagaggaggacgaggagcgGCGGGCAGACGTGTGCGACCTCTCCCCTGCCTCCGATCGCTCGTCGTGGCTACTGCGCCTGTTCCAGTCCAAACTATTTGATGCGTCCATGGCGGTGGCGTACCTGTTCAAGTCAAAGGAGCCCGGCGTGCAGGCTTACATCGGGAACCGCCTCTTTGGCTTTCCACCCTCTGATGTGGACTTTTACTTGCCGCAGCTGCTAAGCATGTACGTGCACATGGATGGCGAGGTGGGCGACGCCATCCGACCGTACCTG GTGCACCGCTGCAGCGGCAGCATCGTCTTCTCGCTGCTGTGTGCGTGGCTGCTGGGCGCCTACTCGTCTGACATGCACATATCGGCACAGCGACATTCGCGAGGGGCCAGACTGCGAAAACTCATTCTGTCCGACCAGCTACGGCCTCCCGctgcctccgccgccgccgccccagCCTCGCCATGCTCCTCACCGGGCGAGTCACCCTCCCCAAGGGGCCACCAGAGATCCAAGTCGGACGCTACCACGTGCAGCGGCCCGGGTGGTGCCCTGCGCAGGACAGAAAGTAACCCCAAAGTGGAGGTGCGGGAG CCGGAGCGTCTGCGTCCTCAGCGCGAGCTGGTCAAGTCTCTGCTGGCGATCGGTCGCCGACTGGCCTCGCTGCCCGGCAAGGAGCAGAAGACGCAGCGTCTCATCTCGGAACTGTCACTGCTCAACCACAAGCTTCCCGCCAGAGTTTGGCTGCCCACGGCCGACTTTCAGCACCACCTGGTCAGGATTCCCCACACGCAAGCTGCCGTGCTCAACTCCAAAGACAAG GCTCCGTACATCATCTACGTGGAGGTGCTGGAGTGCGAAAACTTTGAAACGTCGCCCGTGCCTATCCGCATCCCCGAGACGCGGATCCACTCGGCCCGCTCCGCCGACAACCTCGACTGCAATGCGGACACCACCGCTTGCGCCGGTGCCACAGGCGGAAGCCTGTGCGGTGTCCACAACTACGACAACGACGATGACGCCTGGGCCACCGACGATATCGGACAGCTACAGGTAGAG GTTCAGACAAGTAGCAGTGACAACCTGAGTCAATTTTCACTGGACAGCCTGACCAGCGTGGAGAGCAGGGAGATGTTTGTCGCCGCCGGAGATATCAG ACGCCGCCTGTCGGAGAACCTGGCCCAGACCCCCACTTCTTTCAGGAAAGACCCCGAAGATCCCTCGGCCGTCGCCCTCAAAGAGCCCTGGGAGGACAAAGTCAG GCGTATCCAGGAGACGTCCCCGTACGGCCACCTCTCCGGCTGGCATCTCCTTCCCGTCATCGTCAAGTGCGGAGACGACCTGAGACAAGAACTTTTGGTCTATCAGGTGCTCACCCAGCTACAG GCCATCTGGCGTCAGGAGCGAGTCCCTCTGTGGATCAAACCTTACAAGATCCTGGTGATGTCATCAGACAGCGGGATGATTGAACCTGTCCTCAACGCCGTCTCCCTGCATCAG GTGCGCAAGCAGAGTCAGCTGTCGCTGCTGAAGTACTTCCTGCAGGAACACGGCAGCTTCACCACCGAACAGTTCCTCAAAGCCCAGAGGAATTTCGTGCAGAGCTGCGCCGGCTACAGCCTTGTCTGTTACCTCTTGCAAGTCAAAGACAG GCACAACGGCAACATCCTCCTGGACTCAGAAGGTCACATCATTCACATCGACTTTGGCTTCATCTTGTCCAGCTCTCCGCGCAATCTCGGTTTCGAGACGTCCGCCTTTAAGCTGACCGACGACTTTGTGGAG GTGATGGGCGGCCTGAATGGCGACATGTTTGTCTACTACAAGATGCTGATGCTGCAGGGGATGATCGCGGCCAGGAAGCACATGGACAAGGTGCTGCACATGGTGGAGATCATGCAGCAAGGTCGGCGGCGGGCTCGCCATTCTATTTGCGTccttacaaaacattttgggctCCAGAGCAAAGTGAGCGCCACCGCTTGCGTATTTGTGTTGCCAGGATCGCACCTGGCTTGCTTCCAGGGCTCGGGGACCATCCGCGGCCTGAAGGAGCGTTTCCACATGAGCCTGACGGAGGAGCAGCTGCAGCTGCTGGTTGAGCGAATGGTGGACGGCTCCGTGCGCTCCATCACCACCAAACTCTACGACTCCTTCCAGTACATGGTCAACGGCATCATGTGA
- the LOC119130145 gene encoding phosphatidylinositol 4-kinase beta-like isoform X2 produces the protein MADTRVSFSPALRLLQLSPAHTPAPAPPSSSPTAFSCPSSPSSASSSSSSSSRYSESCSDCPTRRQRRRRPAPRPQPARDERPSSLSASPRSSSPGGSSASLSSDVPDPAPAPSPPTEKELQVIDTEVALKACQEVLLKVQMQQQDGAIQEEDEERRADVCDLSPASDRSSWLLRLFQSKLFDASMAVAYLFKSKEPGVQAYIGNRLFGFPPSDVDFYLPQLLSMYVHMDGEVGDAIRPYLVHRCSGSIVFSLLCAWLLGAYSSDMHISAQRHSRGARLRKLILSDQLRPPAASAAAAPASPCSSPGESPSPRGHQRSKSDATTCSGPGGALRRTESNPKVEVREPERLRPQRELVKSLLAIGRRLASLPGKEQKTQRLISELSLLNHKLPARVWLPTADFQHHLVRIPHTQAAVLNSKDKAPYIIYVEVLECENFETSPVPIRIPETRIHSARSADNLDCNADTTACAGATGGSLCGVHNYDNDDDAWATDDIGQLQVEVQTSSSDNLSQFSLDSLTSVESREMFVAAGDIRRRLSENLAQTPTSFRKDPEDPSAVALKEPWEDKVRRIQETSPYGHLSGWHLLPVIVKCGDDLRQELLVYQVLTQLQAIWRQERVPLWIKPYKILVMSSDSGMIEPVLNAVSLHQVRKQSQLSLLKYFLQEHGSFTTEQFLKAQRNFVQSCAGYSLVCYLLQVKDRHNGNILLDSEGHIIHIDFGFILSSSPRNLGFETSAFKLTDDFVEVMGGLNGDMFVYYKMLMLQGMIAARKHMDKVLHMVEIMQQGSHLACFQGSGTIRGLKERFHMSLTEEQLQLLVERMVDGSVRSITTKLYDSFQYMVNGIM, from the exons ATGGCCGACACCCGAGTTTCGTTCTCTCCTGCTCTGCGTCTGCTCCAGCTAAGCCCCGCCCACACGCCAGCGCCCGCACCCCCGTCCTCGTCCCCTACCGCCTTTTCGTGCCCGTCATCCCCCTCCAGCGCCTCGTCGTCATCCTCATCGTCATCACGTTATTCCGAGAGTTGTTCGGACTGCCCGACTCGTCGGCAGCGCCGCCGGCGCCCAGCGCCCCGCCCTCAGCCGGCCCGTGATGAGCGCCCGTCCTCGCTCAGCGCCAGTCCCCGCAGCTCCAGCCCCGGTGGCAGCAGTGCCAGCCTCAGCAGCGACGTCCCCGACCCCGCGCCCGCCCCCTCGCCCCCCACTGAGAAGGAGCTCCAAG TGATTGACACGGAGGTGGCGCTGAAGGCGTGCCAGGAAGTTCTGCTGAAAGTCCAAATGCAGCAGCAGGACGGCGCCATCcaagaggaggacgaggagcgGCGGGCAGACGTGTGCGACCTCTCCCCTGCCTCCGATCGCTCGTCGTGGCTACTGCGCCTGTTCCAGTCCAAACTATTTGATGCGTCCATGGCGGTGGCGTACCTGTTCAAGTCAAAGGAGCCCGGCGTGCAGGCTTACATCGGGAACCGCCTCTTTGGCTTTCCACCCTCTGATGTGGACTTTTACTTGCCGCAGCTGCTAAGCATGTACGTGCACATGGATGGCGAGGTGGGCGACGCCATCCGACCGTACCTG GTGCACCGCTGCAGCGGCAGCATCGTCTTCTCGCTGCTGTGTGCGTGGCTGCTGGGCGCCTACTCGTCTGACATGCACATATCGGCACAGCGACATTCGCGAGGGGCCAGACTGCGAAAACTCATTCTGTCCGACCAGCTACGGCCTCCCGctgcctccgccgccgccgccccagCCTCGCCATGCTCCTCACCGGGCGAGTCACCCTCCCCAAGGGGCCACCAGAGATCCAAGTCGGACGCTACCACGTGCAGCGGCCCGGGTGGTGCCCTGCGCAGGACAGAAAGTAACCCCAAAGTGGAGGTGCGGGAG CCGGAGCGTCTGCGTCCTCAGCGCGAGCTGGTCAAGTCTCTGCTGGCGATCGGTCGCCGACTGGCCTCGCTGCCCGGCAAGGAGCAGAAGACGCAGCGTCTCATCTCGGAACTGTCACTGCTCAACCACAAGCTTCCCGCCAGAGTTTGGCTGCCCACGGCCGACTTTCAGCACCACCTGGTCAGGATTCCCCACACGCAAGCTGCCGTGCTCAACTCCAAAGACAAG GCTCCGTACATCATCTACGTGGAGGTGCTGGAGTGCGAAAACTTTGAAACGTCGCCCGTGCCTATCCGCATCCCCGAGACGCGGATCCACTCGGCCCGCTCCGCCGACAACCTCGACTGCAATGCGGACACCACCGCTTGCGCCGGTGCCACAGGCGGAAGCCTGTGCGGTGTCCACAACTACGACAACGACGATGACGCCTGGGCCACCGACGATATCGGACAGCTACAGGTAGAG GTTCAGACAAGTAGCAGTGACAACCTGAGTCAATTTTCACTGGACAGCCTGACCAGCGTGGAGAGCAGGGAGATGTTTGTCGCCGCCGGAGATATCAG ACGCCGCCTGTCGGAGAACCTGGCCCAGACCCCCACTTCTTTCAGGAAAGACCCCGAAGATCCCTCGGCCGTCGCCCTCAAAGAGCCCTGGGAGGACAAAGTCAG GCGTATCCAGGAGACGTCCCCGTACGGCCACCTCTCCGGCTGGCATCTCCTTCCCGTCATCGTCAAGTGCGGAGACGACCTGAGACAAGAACTTTTGGTCTATCAGGTGCTCACCCAGCTACAG GCCATCTGGCGTCAGGAGCGAGTCCCTCTGTGGATCAAACCTTACAAGATCCTGGTGATGTCATCAGACAGCGGGATGATTGAACCTGTCCTCAACGCCGTCTCCCTGCATCAG GTGCGCAAGCAGAGTCAGCTGTCGCTGCTGAAGTACTTCCTGCAGGAACACGGCAGCTTCACCACCGAACAGTTCCTCAAAGCCCAGAGGAATTTCGTGCAGAGCTGCGCCGGCTACAGCCTTGTCTGTTACCTCTTGCAAGTCAAAGACAG GCACAACGGCAACATCCTCCTGGACTCAGAAGGTCACATCATTCACATCGACTTTGGCTTCATCTTGTCCAGCTCTCCGCGCAATCTCGGTTTCGAGACGTCCGCCTTTAAGCTGACCGACGACTTTGTGGAG GTGATGGGCGGCCTGAATGGCGACATGTTTGTCTACTACAAGATGCTGATGCTGCAGGGGATGATCGCGGCCAGGAAGCACATGGACAAGGTGCTGCACATGGTGGAGATCATGCAGCAAG GATCGCACCTGGCTTGCTTCCAGGGCTCGGGGACCATCCGCGGCCTGAAGGAGCGTTTCCACATGAGCCTGACGGAGGAGCAGCTGCAGCTGCTGGTTGAGCGAATGGTGGACGGCTCCGTGCGCTCCATCACCACCAAACTCTACGACTCCTTCCAGTACATGGTCAACGGCATCATGTGA
- the LOC119130145 gene encoding phosphatidylinositol 4-kinase beta-like isoform X4 — MADTRVSFSPALRLLQLSPAHTPAPAPPSSSPTAFSCPSSPSSASSSSSSSSRYSESCSDCPTRRQRRRRPAPRPQPARDERPSSLSASPRSSSPGGSSASLSSDVPDPAPAPSPPTEKELQVIDTEVALKACQEVLLKVQMQQQDGAIQEEDEERRADVCDLSPASDRSSWLLRLFQSKLFDASMAVAYLFKSKEPGVQAYIGNRLFGFPPSDVDFYLPQLLSMYVHMDGEVGDAIRPYLVHRCSGSIVFSLLCAWLLGAYSSDMHISAQRHSRGARLRKLILSDQLRPPAASAAAAPASPCSSPGESPSPRGHQRSKSDATTCSGPGGALRRTESNPKVEVREPERLRPQRELVKSLLAIGRRLASLPGKEQKTQRLISELSLLNHKLPARVWLPTADFQHHLVRIPHTQAAVLNSKDKAPYIIYVEVLECENFETSPVPIRIPETRIHSARSADNLDCNADTTACAGATGGSLCGVHNYDNDDDAWATDDIGQLQVETSSSDNLSQFSLDSLTSVESREMFVAAGDIRRRLSENLAQTPTSFRKDPEDPSAVALKEPWEDKVRRIQETSPYGHLSGWHLLPVIVKCGDDLRQELLVYQVLTQLQAIWRQERVPLWIKPYKILVMSSDSGMIEPVLNAVSLHQVRKQSQLSLLKYFLQEHGSFTTEQFLKAQRNFVQSCAGYSLVCYLLQVKDRHNGNILLDSEGHIIHIDFGFILSSSPRNLGFETSAFKLTDDFVEVMGGLNGDMFVYYKMLMLQGMIAARKHMDKVLHMVEIMQQGSHLACFQGSGTIRGLKERFHMSLTEEQLQLLVERMVDGSVRSITTKLYDSFQYMVNGIM; from the exons ATGGCCGACACCCGAGTTTCGTTCTCTCCTGCTCTGCGTCTGCTCCAGCTAAGCCCCGCCCACACGCCAGCGCCCGCACCCCCGTCCTCGTCCCCTACCGCCTTTTCGTGCCCGTCATCCCCCTCCAGCGCCTCGTCGTCATCCTCATCGTCATCACGTTATTCCGAGAGTTGTTCGGACTGCCCGACTCGTCGGCAGCGCCGCCGGCGCCCAGCGCCCCGCCCTCAGCCGGCCCGTGATGAGCGCCCGTCCTCGCTCAGCGCCAGTCCCCGCAGCTCCAGCCCCGGTGGCAGCAGTGCCAGCCTCAGCAGCGACGTCCCCGACCCCGCGCCCGCCCCCTCGCCCCCCACTGAGAAGGAGCTCCAAG TGATTGACACGGAGGTGGCGCTGAAGGCGTGCCAGGAAGTTCTGCTGAAAGTCCAAATGCAGCAGCAGGACGGCGCCATCcaagaggaggacgaggagcgGCGGGCAGACGTGTGCGACCTCTCCCCTGCCTCCGATCGCTCGTCGTGGCTACTGCGCCTGTTCCAGTCCAAACTATTTGATGCGTCCATGGCGGTGGCGTACCTGTTCAAGTCAAAGGAGCCCGGCGTGCAGGCTTACATCGGGAACCGCCTCTTTGGCTTTCCACCCTCTGATGTGGACTTTTACTTGCCGCAGCTGCTAAGCATGTACGTGCACATGGATGGCGAGGTGGGCGACGCCATCCGACCGTACCTG GTGCACCGCTGCAGCGGCAGCATCGTCTTCTCGCTGCTGTGTGCGTGGCTGCTGGGCGCCTACTCGTCTGACATGCACATATCGGCACAGCGACATTCGCGAGGGGCCAGACTGCGAAAACTCATTCTGTCCGACCAGCTACGGCCTCCCGctgcctccgccgccgccgccccagCCTCGCCATGCTCCTCACCGGGCGAGTCACCCTCCCCAAGGGGCCACCAGAGATCCAAGTCGGACGCTACCACGTGCAGCGGCCCGGGTGGTGCCCTGCGCAGGACAGAAAGTAACCCCAAAGTGGAGGTGCGGGAG CCGGAGCGTCTGCGTCCTCAGCGCGAGCTGGTCAAGTCTCTGCTGGCGATCGGTCGCCGACTGGCCTCGCTGCCCGGCAAGGAGCAGAAGACGCAGCGTCTCATCTCGGAACTGTCACTGCTCAACCACAAGCTTCCCGCCAGAGTTTGGCTGCCCACGGCCGACTTTCAGCACCACCTGGTCAGGATTCCCCACACGCAAGCTGCCGTGCTCAACTCCAAAGACAAG GCTCCGTACATCATCTACGTGGAGGTGCTGGAGTGCGAAAACTTTGAAACGTCGCCCGTGCCTATCCGCATCCCCGAGACGCGGATCCACTCGGCCCGCTCCGCCGACAACCTCGACTGCAATGCGGACACCACCGCTTGCGCCGGTGCCACAGGCGGAAGCCTGTGCGGTGTCCACAACTACGACAACGACGATGACGCCTGGGCCACCGACGATATCGGACAGCTACAGGTAGAG ACAAGTAGCAGTGACAACCTGAGTCAATTTTCACTGGACAGCCTGACCAGCGTGGAGAGCAGGGAGATGTTTGTCGCCGCCGGAGATATCAG ACGCCGCCTGTCGGAGAACCTGGCCCAGACCCCCACTTCTTTCAGGAAAGACCCCGAAGATCCCTCGGCCGTCGCCCTCAAAGAGCCCTGGGAGGACAAAGTCAG GCGTATCCAGGAGACGTCCCCGTACGGCCACCTCTCCGGCTGGCATCTCCTTCCCGTCATCGTCAAGTGCGGAGACGACCTGAGACAAGAACTTTTGGTCTATCAGGTGCTCACCCAGCTACAG GCCATCTGGCGTCAGGAGCGAGTCCCTCTGTGGATCAAACCTTACAAGATCCTGGTGATGTCATCAGACAGCGGGATGATTGAACCTGTCCTCAACGCCGTCTCCCTGCATCAG GTGCGCAAGCAGAGTCAGCTGTCGCTGCTGAAGTACTTCCTGCAGGAACACGGCAGCTTCACCACCGAACAGTTCCTCAAAGCCCAGAGGAATTTCGTGCAGAGCTGCGCCGGCTACAGCCTTGTCTGTTACCTCTTGCAAGTCAAAGACAG GCACAACGGCAACATCCTCCTGGACTCAGAAGGTCACATCATTCACATCGACTTTGGCTTCATCTTGTCCAGCTCTCCGCGCAATCTCGGTTTCGAGACGTCCGCCTTTAAGCTGACCGACGACTTTGTGGAG GTGATGGGCGGCCTGAATGGCGACATGTTTGTCTACTACAAGATGCTGATGCTGCAGGGGATGATCGCGGCCAGGAAGCACATGGACAAGGTGCTGCACATGGTGGAGATCATGCAGCAAG GATCGCACCTGGCTTGCTTCCAGGGCTCGGGGACCATCCGCGGCCTGAAGGAGCGTTTCCACATGAGCCTGACGGAGGAGCAGCTGCAGCTGCTGGTTGAGCGAATGGTGGACGGCTCCGTGCGCTCCATCACCACCAAACTCTACGACTCCTTCCAGTACATGGTCAACGGCATCATGTGA
- the LOC119130145 gene encoding phosphatidylinositol 4-kinase beta-like isoform X5, producing MADTRVSFSPALRLLQLSPAHTPAPAPPSSSPTAFSCPSSPSSASSSSSSSSRYSESCSDCPTRRQRRRRPAPRPQPARDERPSSLSASPRSSSPGGSSASLSSDVPDPAPAPSPPTEKELQVIDTEVALKACQEVLLKVQMQQQDGAIQEEDEERRADVCDLSPASDRSSWLLRLFQSKLFDASMAVAYLFKSKEPGVQAYIGNRLFGFPPSDVDFYLPQLLSMYVHMDGEVGDAIRPYLVHRCSGSIVFSLLCAWLLGAYSSDMHISAQRHSRGARLRKLILSDQLRPPAASAAAAPASPCSSPGESPSPRGHQRSKSDATTCSGPGGALRRTESNPKVEVREPERLRPQRELVKSLLAIGRRLASLPGKEQKTQRLISELSLLNHKLPARVWLPTADFQHHLVRIPHTQAAVLNSKDKAPYIIYVEVLECENFETSPVPIRIPETRIHSARSADNLDCNADTTACAGATGGSLCGVHNYDNDDDAWATDDIGQLQTSSSDNLSQFSLDSLTSVESREMFVAAGDIRRRLSENLAQTPTSFRKDPEDPSAVALKEPWEDKVRRIQETSPYGHLSGWHLLPVIVKCGDDLRQELLVYQVLTQLQAIWRQERVPLWIKPYKILVMSSDSGMIEPVLNAVSLHQVRKQSQLSLLKYFLQEHGSFTTEQFLKAQRNFVQSCAGYSLVCYLLQVKDRHNGNILLDSEGHIIHIDFGFILSSSPRNLGFETSAFKLTDDFVEVMGGLNGDMFVYYKMLMLQGMIAARKHMDKVLHMVEIMQQGSHLACFQGSGTIRGLKERFHMSLTEEQLQLLVERMVDGSVRSITTKLYDSFQYMVNGIM from the exons ATGGCCGACACCCGAGTTTCGTTCTCTCCTGCTCTGCGTCTGCTCCAGCTAAGCCCCGCCCACACGCCAGCGCCCGCACCCCCGTCCTCGTCCCCTACCGCCTTTTCGTGCCCGTCATCCCCCTCCAGCGCCTCGTCGTCATCCTCATCGTCATCACGTTATTCCGAGAGTTGTTCGGACTGCCCGACTCGTCGGCAGCGCCGCCGGCGCCCAGCGCCCCGCCCTCAGCCGGCCCGTGATGAGCGCCCGTCCTCGCTCAGCGCCAGTCCCCGCAGCTCCAGCCCCGGTGGCAGCAGTGCCAGCCTCAGCAGCGACGTCCCCGACCCCGCGCCCGCCCCCTCGCCCCCCACTGAGAAGGAGCTCCAAG TGATTGACACGGAGGTGGCGCTGAAGGCGTGCCAGGAAGTTCTGCTGAAAGTCCAAATGCAGCAGCAGGACGGCGCCATCcaagaggaggacgaggagcgGCGGGCAGACGTGTGCGACCTCTCCCCTGCCTCCGATCGCTCGTCGTGGCTACTGCGCCTGTTCCAGTCCAAACTATTTGATGCGTCCATGGCGGTGGCGTACCTGTTCAAGTCAAAGGAGCCCGGCGTGCAGGCTTACATCGGGAACCGCCTCTTTGGCTTTCCACCCTCTGATGTGGACTTTTACTTGCCGCAGCTGCTAAGCATGTACGTGCACATGGATGGCGAGGTGGGCGACGCCATCCGACCGTACCTG GTGCACCGCTGCAGCGGCAGCATCGTCTTCTCGCTGCTGTGTGCGTGGCTGCTGGGCGCCTACTCGTCTGACATGCACATATCGGCACAGCGACATTCGCGAGGGGCCAGACTGCGAAAACTCATTCTGTCCGACCAGCTACGGCCTCCCGctgcctccgccgccgccgccccagCCTCGCCATGCTCCTCACCGGGCGAGTCACCCTCCCCAAGGGGCCACCAGAGATCCAAGTCGGACGCTACCACGTGCAGCGGCCCGGGTGGTGCCCTGCGCAGGACAGAAAGTAACCCCAAAGTGGAGGTGCGGGAG CCGGAGCGTCTGCGTCCTCAGCGCGAGCTGGTCAAGTCTCTGCTGGCGATCGGTCGCCGACTGGCCTCGCTGCCCGGCAAGGAGCAGAAGACGCAGCGTCTCATCTCGGAACTGTCACTGCTCAACCACAAGCTTCCCGCCAGAGTTTGGCTGCCCACGGCCGACTTTCAGCACCACCTGGTCAGGATTCCCCACACGCAAGCTGCCGTGCTCAACTCCAAAGACAAG GCTCCGTACATCATCTACGTGGAGGTGCTGGAGTGCGAAAACTTTGAAACGTCGCCCGTGCCTATCCGCATCCCCGAGACGCGGATCCACTCGGCCCGCTCCGCCGACAACCTCGACTGCAATGCGGACACCACCGCTTGCGCCGGTGCCACAGGCGGAAGCCTGTGCGGTGTCCACAACTACGACAACGACGATGACGCCTGGGCCACCGACGATATCGGACAGCTACAG ACAAGTAGCAGTGACAACCTGAGTCAATTTTCACTGGACAGCCTGACCAGCGTGGAGAGCAGGGAGATGTTTGTCGCCGCCGGAGATATCAG ACGCCGCCTGTCGGAGAACCTGGCCCAGACCCCCACTTCTTTCAGGAAAGACCCCGAAGATCCCTCGGCCGTCGCCCTCAAAGAGCCCTGGGAGGACAAAGTCAG GCGTATCCAGGAGACGTCCCCGTACGGCCACCTCTCCGGCTGGCATCTCCTTCCCGTCATCGTCAAGTGCGGAGACGACCTGAGACAAGAACTTTTGGTCTATCAGGTGCTCACCCAGCTACAG GCCATCTGGCGTCAGGAGCGAGTCCCTCTGTGGATCAAACCTTACAAGATCCTGGTGATGTCATCAGACAGCGGGATGATTGAACCTGTCCTCAACGCCGTCTCCCTGCATCAG GTGCGCAAGCAGAGTCAGCTGTCGCTGCTGAAGTACTTCCTGCAGGAACACGGCAGCTTCACCACCGAACAGTTCCTCAAAGCCCAGAGGAATTTCGTGCAGAGCTGCGCCGGCTACAGCCTTGTCTGTTACCTCTTGCAAGTCAAAGACAG GCACAACGGCAACATCCTCCTGGACTCAGAAGGTCACATCATTCACATCGACTTTGGCTTCATCTTGTCCAGCTCTCCGCGCAATCTCGGTTTCGAGACGTCCGCCTTTAAGCTGACCGACGACTTTGTGGAG GTGATGGGCGGCCTGAATGGCGACATGTTTGTCTACTACAAGATGCTGATGCTGCAGGGGATGATCGCGGCCAGGAAGCACATGGACAAGGTGCTGCACATGGTGGAGATCATGCAGCAAG GATCGCACCTGGCTTGCTTCCAGGGCTCGGGGACCATCCGCGGCCTGAAGGAGCGTTTCCACATGAGCCTGACGGAGGAGCAGCTGCAGCTGCTGGTTGAGCGAATGGTGGACGGCTCCGTGCGCTCCATCACCACCAAACTCTACGACTCCTTCCAGTACATGGTCAACGGCATCATGTGA